Proteins co-encoded in one Patescibacteria group bacterium genomic window:
- a CDS encoding pilin, whose amino-acid sequence MKNYRFLIYFLLAGLMKANIVCAGYITGSIVPCNDNCTICDLWHLGSNIINFISFNLALPVAALLFAVAGVMFLFSGGSQDAVTKAKGIFVNTFIGLVIIFSSWLMIDTLLKTVAKSEFSAAWTKFPTCIQINR is encoded by the coding sequence ATGAAGAATTACAGATTTTTAATTTATTTTCTGCTCGCGGGTTTAATGAAGGCGAATATAGTTTGCGCGGGCTATATTACTGGCTCTATCGTTCCTTGCAATGATAATTGCACAATCTGCGACCTTTGGCATTTAGGAAGCAATATTATCAATTTTATTTCGTTTAATTTGGCTCTTCCCGTCGCCGCTCTTTTATTCGCGGTGGCTGGCGTTATGTTTCTCTTTTCGGGCGGGAGTCAAGACGCGGTTACCAAAGCCAAAGGAATTTTTGTAAATACATTTATCGGTCTTGTTATTATTTTCAGCAGTTGGCTTATGATTGATACCCTTTTAAAGACCGTTGCTAAGTCAGAATTTAGCGCCGCGTGGACAAAATTTCCTACATGTATTCAAATTAATAGATAA
- a CDS encoding pilin: protein MNFKLKKIISLSAVLFFICLMMGLPLARVDALEGTKVTGIFSNPLTSTSFEALIEDIIDWVANIGIIIAVGMIIYSGLLFMIAGGRDEKITEARKALTWSLVGLAVLLIGKNWVTLVRSILGG, encoded by the coding sequence ATGAATTTTAAACTTAAAAAAATAATTTCTTTGTCGGCGGTTTTGTTTTTTATATGTTTAATGATGGGCTTGCCTTTGGCGCGAGTAGACGCGCTGGAAGGAACAAAAGTAACAGGAATTTTTTCAAATCCGCTCACATCGACAAGTTTTGAGGCGTTGATAGAAGATATTATTGATTGGGTCGCGAATATTGGTATTATTATCGCCGTAGGTATGATAATTTATTCAGGCCTTTTGTTTATGATTGCTGGCGGAAGAGACGAGAAGATAACAGAGGCGAGAAAAGCGCTAACCTGGTCTTTGGTTGGTTTGGCGGTTCTTTTAATAGGCAAAAATTGGGTTACTTTAGTTAGAAGTATTTTAGGAGGGTAA
- a CDS encoding extracellular solute-binding protein, which translates to MLIFGLAAAFPGCKSEEVTQNVELEFWGVYDDSDIYKELISDFNAEYSNIKINYYKKNFVSYEKDLLAAMATGRGPDIVMLHHTWIPRYEDKIFAAPEDLISLRDVQDNFVDVIYDDFVIDGFVTALPLSVDTLALYYNKDIFNTAGIPKPAKTWEDFLEDVEKITIKDERDNIIRAGVALGTARNVNRSTDILSLLMLQSGVQMINGEKTEAIFRESTDALRFYTDFANPLKAVYSWNNRMDYSIDAFYEGKAAVMFNYSYQLPTIRAKAPYLNFGISPMPQIKGSEKDINYANYWGLAVPRNSSNARAAWNFIVWFAGKENSQKYLELTKKPTARKDLVLWQKNDADLGVFAEQSLTARSWYQTDNLGIETILADMIESVVTGEMTISDSVDRAVNQVNVLMRK; encoded by the coding sequence GTGTTGATTTTTGGGTTAGCGGCCGCTTTCCCGGGTTGTAAATCGGAAGAAGTTACCCAAAATGTAGAATTGGAATTTTGGGGCGTTTATGACGACTCTGATATTTACAAAGAACTGATCAGCGATTTTAATGCGGAATATTCAAACATTAAAATTAATTATTACAAAAAGAATTTCGTCTCGTACGAAAAAGATTTATTGGCCGCGATGGCGACAGGGAGAGGTCCCGATATTGTCATGTTGCACCATACATGGATTCCGAGATACGAAGATAAAATTTTTGCCGCGCCTGAAGATTTAATTTCGTTGAGAGATGTTCAGGATAATTTTGTTGATGTTATTTATGATGATTTTGTAATAGATGGGTTCGTAACGGCTTTGCCTTTGAGCGTTGATACCTTGGCTCTTTATTACAACAAGGATATCTTTAATACAGCTGGCATTCCCAAGCCAGCCAAGACATGGGAGGATTTCTTAGAAGATGTGGAGAAAATAACTATTAAAGACGAAAGGGATAATATTATTCGTGCGGGAGTCGCTTTAGGAACGGCGCGCAATGTTAATCGCTCAACCGATATTTTGTCTTTGCTTATGCTCCAGTCGGGCGTTCAAATGATTAATGGAGAGAAAACAGAGGCCATCTTTAGGGAATCAACAGATGCTTTGCGGTTTTATACTGATTTTGCCAATCCATTGAAAGCCGTTTATTCGTGGAATAATCGGATGGATTATTCAATTGACGCTTTTTATGAAGGCAAAGCAGCGGTGATGTTTAATTATTCTTATCAATTACCAACTATTCGCGCGAAAGCGCCTTATCTGAATTTTGGTATATCGCCGATGCCCCAAATTAAGGGCTCTGAGAAAGATATCAATTATGCTAATTATTGGGGGTTGGCTGTTCCAAGAAATTCTTCCAATGCGAGGGCAGCGTGGAATTTTATAGTTTGGTTCGCGGGAAAAGAAAATTCTCAAAAATATTTAGAGCTGACCAAAAAACCGACCGCCAGGAAAGACCTTGTTTTATGGCAAAAAAATGACGCAGATTTAGGCGTTTTTGCGGAACAATCTTTAACGGCTCGCTCTTGGTATCAGACCGATAATTTAGGTATTGAAACGATTTTGGCGGATATGATAGAATCAGTTGTAACGGGAGAAATGACAATTAGCGATTCTGTGGATAGGGCAGTGAATCAAGTTAATGTTTTAATGAGAAAATGA
- a CDS encoding class I SAM-dependent methyltransferase, producing MSNQVIGLSRPEEILKRMGIRDNAQVADFGCGNGYFSVPLAKIVNQGKVYAVDVVKETLEAVKSKADLEGISNIETIHCNLEVLGSSKLDDNSMDFVLMRNILFQSQKKEEIIKEARRVLKEGGQLVVIEWIASSALAPKGGWLISKKEARQLAENEGLLFEKELEIDSQHYGLVFRG from the coding sequence ATGTCAAATCAAGTCATAGGACTATCTCGTCCTGAAGAAATTTTGAAACGAATGGGCATTCGCGATAACGCGCAAGTAGCTGATTTTGGTTGCGGGAACGGATATTTTAGTGTTCCTTTGGCAAAAATTGTTAACCAAGGCAAAGTTTACGCAGTTGATGTGGTCAAAGAAACATTAGAAGCGGTTAAAAGCAAAGCGGATTTAGAGGGGATTTCCAATATTGAAACAATTCATTGTAATTTGGAGGTTTTGGGCAGTTCAAAGTTAGATGATAATTCAATGGATTTTGTTTTAATGCGCAACATTTTGTTTCAATCGCAAAAAAAAGAAGAAATTATTAAAGAAGCAAGAAGGGTTTTGAAAGAGGGCGGGCAGTTGGTTGTAATTGAATGGATAGCCAGTTCTGCATTAGCTCCAAAAGGGGGTTGGTTGATTTCCAAAAAGGAGGCGCGTCAATTGGCGGAAAACGAAGGGCTTCTTTTTGAAAAGGAACTTGAAATTGACAGTCAGCATTATGGATTAGTTTTTAGGGGATAA
- a CDS encoding S1 RNA-binding domain-containing protein: MKKESQIMKDLLEKEKKAVSLPQAGDIVEGRIIKISKSAIIVELGPVGTGVVYGGELKDNRVMLKELAVGQEISALVLDPENEDGFVELSLKEAHLEKIWKDLQAKRQSDDVITVKVMEANRGGLVVRFSDLVGFLPVSQLSHENYPRVENGDKNAILQQLNQFIGKDMTVKIINLDKKEEKMVVSEKAAQAGKTKEDLLKYKEGDIVEGTVATLANFGAFIRFDENIEGLAHISELEWRRIDHPSQVLKLNEKVKAKIISIQNGQVALSLKALKERPQEEVKEETKEETKEE; encoded by the coding sequence ATGAAAAAAGAATCTCAAATCATGAAGGACTTGTTGGAAAAAGAAAAAAAAGCTGTTTCTTTGCCTCAAGCCGGAGATATCGTTGAAGGCCGCATTATCAAAATTAGCAAAAGCGCTATTATTGTAGAACTCGGTCCTGTGGGAACAGGCGTTGTTTACGGCGGAGAATTGAAAGATAACCGCGTCATGCTCAAGGAATTGGCGGTCGGACAAGAAATTTCCGCCTTGGTTTTAGATCCCGAAAACGAAGATGGCTTCGTTGAACTTTCTCTTAAAGAAGCGCATCTGGAAAAAATCTGGAAAGACCTTCAAGCAAAAAGGCAAAGCGATGATGTTATCACCGTCAAAGTCATGGAAGCAAACCGCGGCGGATTAGTCGTCAGGTTTTCCGACTTAGTCGGCTTTTTGCCCGTCTCCCAATTATCGCACGAAAATTATCCCCGCGTTGAAAACGGCGATAAAAACGCGATTCTCCAGCAACTTAACCAATTTATTGGAAAAGACATGACTGTTAAAATCATCAATCTTGATAAAAAAGAAGAAAAAATGGTTGTTTCCGAAAAAGCCGCCCAAGCTGGCAAGACCAAAGAAGACCTCCTTAAATACAAAGAAGGAGATATCGTTGAGGGAACCGTCGCCACGCTCGCTAACTTCGGCGCTTTCATAAGATTTGACGAAAACATTGAGGGCCTGGCGCACATTTCAGAATTAGAATGGAGAAGAATTGACCACCCCAGCCAAGTCCTTAAATTAAACGAAAAAGTAAAAGCGAAAATCATCAGCATCCAAAACGGTCAAGTAGCCCTCTCCCTCAAAGCGCTCAAAGAAAGACCTCAAGAAGAAGTCAAAGAAGAGACCAAAGAAGAAACAAAGGAAGAATAA
- a CDS encoding MBL fold metallo-hydrolase, giving the protein MIINWYGHSCFKIANQGGHLVIIIDPFDKGVGLNPPKGNADIIAVSRNHKDHNNIKAMSGEPFIINGPGEYEVKNIRIIGVSSFQNTIYLIETDGIRICHLGDLRQERLTDRQLEAIGQVDVLMAPVGGGETIGAKEAAKISKQIEPQIIIPMRYKLPGLKENLAGVDEFLKEMGLEEKTAVDKLTLKKKDFTNGGMEVVVMKI; this is encoded by the coding sequence ATGATTATTAACTGGTACGGGCATTCTTGTTTCAAGATTGCTAATCAGGGCGGGCATTTGGTTATTATAATTGACCCTTTTGACAAGGGGGTTGGTTTGAATCCTCCAAAAGGGAACGCGGATATTATTGCGGTTTCGCGCAATCATAAGGATCATAATAATATCAAAGCGATGAGCGGCGAACCCTTTATTATTAACGGACCGGGCGAATACGAAGTGAAAAATATTAGGATTATTGGGGTCTCAAGTTTTCAAAATACAATTTATTTAATAGAAACCGATGGGATTAGAATTTGTCATTTGGGCGATTTAAGACAGGAGCGACTGACGGACAGACAGTTGGAAGCGATTGGACAGGTTGATGTTCTAATGGCGCCCGTTGGCGGCGGCGAGACAATTGGAGCGAAAGAAGCGGCTAAAATATCAAAGCAAATTGAGCCGCAAATTATTATCCCGATGCGATACAAACTGCCGGGATTGAAAGAGAATTTAGCGGGAGTAGATGAATTTCTGAAAGAAATGGGGCTGGAAGAGAAAACGGCCGTTGACAAACTGACGCTTAAAAAGAAGGACTTTACGAATGGAGGGATGGAAGTGGTTGTGATGAAGATTTAA
- a CDS encoding pilin, which translates to MKNNKRFFSAIIAFSLVFLFAGTLAVFAAVDVVKAGPTSLTGITDIFETVVNWFQGIVLLLGVMMIVWAGLTWMTAGGVDEKLTEARQRLIWGLVGIGVALFAGVAQTFITNLIK; encoded by the coding sequence GTGAAGAATAATAAAAGATTTTTTTCGGCAATTATCGCGTTTTCGCTTGTCTTTTTGTTCGCGGGGACATTGGCCGTTTTCGCGGCAGTTGATGTTGTAAAGGCTGGTCCCACTTCTTTAACAGGCATAACGGATATTTTTGAAACAGTTGTTAATTGGTTTCAAGGTATTGTTCTACTTTTGGGTGTGATGATGATTGTTTGGGCAGGTTTAACTTGGATGACGGCGGGGGGCGTAGATGAAAAACTTACGGAAGCGAGGCAAAGATTAATTTGGGGTTTGGTTGGTATTGGCGTCGCATTATTCGCGGGAGTGGCGCAGACCTTTATTACAAATCTTATAAAATAG
- the gyrA gene encoding DNA gyrase subunit A, producing MEIGYIKKRAITDEMKDSYLAYAMSVIISRALPDVRDGLKPVHRRILYAMHRMGLNSSAKFRKSATIVGETLGKYHPHGDMAVYESMVKMTQEFHARYPMVKGQGNFGCFTKDTKIKLTDGRDLTFGELIKEYKKGKRNWTFSFNSDNKEIEVAEIKNPRLTRKDEKVMEITLDNGKKIKCTLDHLFMVRNGSYKKAKDLKPSDSLMPLYDEIYQGEDANLKGYAVVRQPFKHTWDFVHRLADKWNLANRVYKKNKGKIRHHLDFNKLNNNPDNILRLQWGEHWQYHKEIASWRHKNDAGYVKKIAEGRRKFWAKKENREKAALMLSELNKKNWKNPVYREKMSEMVKEAWSNLEYRERASQVSSRNMRSLWQRKDFQELMSESKSKELKKKWQDEKYRERMSQMMREISLEIWSDPKHREYISKLTKERFENPEERKRQSEMSKKLWQNPEYRAKYPDDHFSQMAKKLWENPKTREFHSKKATEQWQNPEFSKKMSELTSARNKQRCKENPEFMKDLAGKAKVSLLKNWQNPSYKKRVIKSKILGFVHSLLGKRKKITPEIYERERTNNGVPKLENALNYFSNFSEIVSESKKYNHRIATAKILRKKEDVYDLTIEPHHNFCLGAGIFVHNSMDGDNAAAPRYTEAKMNKIAEEMLADIDKETIDWVDNYDGSTKEPSVLPAKLPQLLLNGGMGIAVGMATNIPPHNLGELIDGIIYLISNPKATVQDLFQFIKGPDFPTGGEIYDRQGMIQAYSSGRGPIVSRAKAEIVEEKAGKFQIIVKEMTYAVNKANLIIKIADLVKSKKLQGIKEIRDESDKDGVRLVIGLKSDTQPQKVLNRLFKLTDLQKTFHLNMLALVDGIQPQVLSLKGVLDEYVKHRRTVVTRRAQFELKQAREREHILLGLNKALDFIDEVIKTIRSSADKDTAHKNLVKRFKLSDLQASAILEMRLQALAGLERQKIKDELEEKKKIIKKLEALLKSQKKIMDLIKKELEELKEKYADKRRTKVFSRPVGELTDEELIPQEENIIILTRGGYIKRMNPQAYKSQKRGGKGVVGITPREEDAVGHFISASTHDPILFFTNQGRVFQIKAYEIPEASRVARGQAIVNILQLGAKEKIATVLDMSGPVEGKYLVMVTKNGIIKRTKIDDFKNTRKSGLIALKLSASDRLRWAVLTSGKDEIVLITAKGQSIRFKEGDVRVMGRGAAGVKGVALKEGDRLIGMGIVEEKAEKKNLKILVVTENGLGKKTDLKYYKTQKRGGMGIKTAKIGEKTGDIVAGHILSPETKDLIAISKQGQVIRMEVKSIPELGRATQGVKIMRLNGNDKVVTAACI from the coding sequence ATGGAAATAGGATATATAAAAAAACGGGCGATTACGGACGAAATGAAGGATTCGTATTTGGCTTACGCAATGAGCGTAATTATTTCGCGCGCCTTGCCCGATGTTCGCGACGGACTTAAACCGGTTCACCGGCGTATTTTGTATGCCATGCATCGGATGGGGCTGAACAGTTCCGCTAAGTTCCGCAAGTCGGCGACAATCGTGGGGGAGACGCTCGGCAAATATCATCCGCATGGGGATATGGCTGTTTATGAGTCAATGGTCAAGATGACACAAGAATTCCACGCGCGATATCCGATGGTCAAAGGGCAAGGTAATTTTGGCTGTTTTACAAAAGATACAAAAATTAAATTAACTGATGGACGAGATCTTACTTTTGGAGAACTTATTAAAGAATATAAAAAAGGGAAAAGAAATTGGACATTTTCTTTTAATTCGGACAATAAAGAAATAGAAGTTGCTGAAATAAAAAATCCTAGATTAACTCGTAAGGACGAAAAAGTAATGGAGATAACGCTGGATAACGGAAAAAAAATTAAATGCACATTAGACCATCTTTTTATGGTCAGAAACGGATCTTATAAAAAAGCTAAAGATTTAAAGCCAAGCGATTCTTTGATGCCGCTTTACGATGAAATTTACCAAGGCGAAGATGCTAATCTAAAAGGCTACGCGGTAGTTCGTCAACCATTTAAACATACATGGGATTTTGTTCATCGTTTGGCTGACAAATGGAATTTGGCTAATAGAGTTTATAAGAAAAACAAAGGCAAGATTAGACACCATTTGGATTTTAATAAATTAAATAATAATCCAGATAATATTTTAAGATTGCAATGGGGAGAACATTGGCAATATCATAAAGAAATTGCTTCTTGGCGTCATAAGAATGATGCGGGATATGTTAAAAAAATTGCCGAAGGAAGAAGAAAATTTTGGGCGAAGAAAGAAAACAGAGAAAAGGCGGCTTTGATGTTGTCAGAATTGAACAAAAAAAATTGGAAAAATCCCGTTTATCGAGAAAAAATGAGTGAGATGGTTAAAGAAGCTTGGTCAAATCTTGAATATAGAGAGAGAGCGAGTCAGGTATCGAGCAGGAATATGAGGAGCTTATGGCAAAGAAAAGATTTTCAAGAGTTAATGAGCGAGTCAAAATCGAAAGAACTTAAGAAAAAATGGCAAGATGAAAAATACAGGGAGCGAATGTCTCAAATGATGAGAGAAATTTCTTTGGAAATTTGGTCTGACCCAAAACATAGAGAATATATTTCTAAATTAACAAAAGAGAGATTTGAGAATCCTGAAGAAAGAAAGAGACAGAGTGAGATGTCAAAAAAATTATGGCAAAATCCTGAATATCGAGCAAAATATCCCGATGATCATTTTAGCCAAATGGCTAAAAAGTTGTGGGAAAACCCAAAAACGCGAGAATTTCATAGTAAAAAAGCGACAGAACAATGGCAAAATCCTGAATTTAGTAAGAAAATGAGCGAATTAACAAGCGCTCGCAACAAGCAGCGTTGCAAAGAAAATCCTGAATTTATGAAAGATTTGGCGGGGAAGGCAAAAGTTTCTTTGCTTAAAAATTGGCAGAACCCTTCATATAAGAAAAGAGTAATTAAGAGTAAAATTTTAGGATTTGTTCACTCTCTTTTGGGCAAGCGTAAAAAAATAACTCCTGAAATATACGAGCGAGAAAGAACTAATAATGGTGTTCCAAAACTTGAGAACGCATTAAATTATTTTAGCAATTTTTCGGAAATTGTATCCGAATCTAAAAAATATAATCATCGGATAGCAACGGCGAAAATTCTTCGCAAAAAAGAGGATGTTTATGATTTAACCATAGAGCCGCATCATAATTTTTGTCTTGGGGCGGGAATTTTTGTTCATAACTCGATGGATGGGGATAATGCAGCCGCGCCAAGATATACGGAAGCGAAGATGAATAAGATCGCGGAGGAGATGTTGGCTGATATTGACAAGGAGACGATTGATTGGGTTGATAACTATGACGGGAGCACCAAAGAGCCGTCTGTTTTGCCGGCGAAACTTCCACAATTACTTTTAAACGGAGGGATGGGGATTGCCGTCGGGATGGCGACCAACATTCCACCTCATAATTTGGGCGAATTGATTGATGGCATTATCTATTTGATTAGCAACCCTAAGGCGACGGTCCAAGACCTTTTCCAATTTATTAAGGGTCCTGATTTTCCGACGGGCGGAGAAATTTATGATAGACAGGGAATGATTCAGGCGTATAGTAGCGGACGGGGTCCGATTGTTTCGCGCGCCAAAGCGGAAATTGTTGAGGAAAAGGCGGGAAAATTCCAGATTATCGTGAAGGAAATGACATACGCAGTGAATAAAGCGAATCTTATTATTAAAATAGCGGATTTAGTTAAAAGTAAAAAACTTCAAGGGATTAAAGAAATTCGCGATGAGTCGGATAAAGATGGCGTCCGATTGGTCATTGGTTTAAAAAGCGATACCCAGCCGCAGAAAGTTCTTAATCGCTTGTTCAAACTGACGGATTTACAGAAGACATTTCATTTAAATATGCTTGCTTTGGTTGATGGAATTCAGCCGCAGGTCTTGTCGCTTAAGGGTGTTTTGGACGAGTATGTCAAACATCGTCGAACGGTCGTCACGCGTCGCGCTCAATTTGAGTTGAAACAAGCGCGCGAAAGGGAACATATTTTGCTCGGCTTAAACAAGGCGCTTGATTTTATTGACGAAGTTATTAAGACGATCAGGAGCTCGGCTGATAAAGATACGGCTCATAAAAATTTAGTCAAAAGATTTAAATTAAGCGACCTTCAGGCGTCGGCTATTTTAGAAATGCGACTTCAAGCGCTCGCTGGTTTGGAGCGGCAGAAAATTAAAGATGAACTGGAAGAGAAAAAGAAAATTATTAAAAAGTTGGAGGCCTTGTTGAAGAGCCAAAAGAAAATTATGGACTTGATTAAAAAAGAGTTAGAGGAATTGAAAGAGAAATACGCAGATAAAAGACGGACAAAAGTTTTTAGCCGACCAGTGGGAGAATTGACGGACGAAGAATTAATTCCTCAAGAGGAAAATATTATCATTTTAACCCGAGGCGGGTATATTAAAAGAATGAATCCGCAAGCGTACAAATCGCAGAAAAGAGGTGGCAAGGGAGTGGTTGGCATTACTCCGCGGGAAGAAGACGCGGTTGGACATTTTATTTCCGCTTCAACTCACGACCCAATTTTGTTTTTCACCAATCAAGGGCGCGTTTTTCAAATAAAGGCGTATGAGATTCCGGAGGCGAGTCGCGTCGCGCGCGGACAGGCGATTGTTAATATCTTGCAGTTGGGAGCCAAAGAAAAAATCGCGACAGTTCTTGATATGAGTGGCCCTGTGGAGGGGAAATATTTGGTCATGGTGACTAAAAATGGTATAATCAAGAGAACTAAAATAGATGACTTCAAAAATACGCGGAAAAGCGGATTAATTGCCTTAAAGTTAAGCGCGAGTGATCGATTAAGATGGGCTGTTCTGACTTCCGGCAAAGATGAAATTGTTTTGATTACCGCTAAAGGGCAAAGCATTCGCTTTAAAGAAGGCGATGTTAGGGTTATGGGGAGAGGCGCGGCGGGTGTGAAGGGAGTCGCTTTAAAAGAAGGCGATAGATTAATCGGGATGGGTATTGTTGAAGAAAAAGCGGAAAAGAAGAATTTAAAAATATTAGTGGTGACTGAAAATGGGCTTGGGAAGAAAACGGATTTGAAATATTACAAGACGCAGAAAAGAGGCGGAATGGGGATTAAGACGGCGAAAATTGGCGAAAAGACAGGAGATATTGTTGCGGGTCATATTTTGAGTCCAGAGACAAAGGATTTAATCGCTATTTCTAAACAAGGGCAGGTCATTAGAATGGAAGTTAAATCCATTCCCGAATTAGGAAGAGCCACGCAGGGGGTTAAAATTATGCGGCTGAACGGAAACGACAAAGTCGTCACCGCGGCGTGTATTTAA
- the ftsH gene encoding ATP-dependent zinc metalloprotease FtsH, with amino-acid sequence MKTLFKNLLIAFLVFLSIAGFFALINSGVEEPTQISLTQLVERINNEEISTITIKGDALEIKLKGGTVESATKEREASLTESLKNYGLETAKLKLINLEVEGESGAAFWLGTVLPFLFPLLLIGAFFWFMLRGAQRGQSQAFSFGRSRARLIRPEDKKNRVSFKDVAGLKEAKEELSEIVEFLRTPKKFVDLGAKIPKGVLLIGAPGTGKTLLARAIASEASVPFFSVSGSEFVEMFVGVGSSRVRDLFQTAKKNAPSLIFIDELDAIGRQRGAGLSGGHDEREQTLNQILVEMDGFDPNTGVILISATNRPDVLDQALLRPGRFDRRIILDLPDIKDREAILKIHSLNKPMGKDANFKEIAERTPGFSGADLANLVNEAAILTARRNKKIIGQSELLECIEKVILGPERKSHILSKKEKEITAYHEAGHALLTTLLPNADPVQKVSIIARGSAAGYTLKLPIEDKHLHSRSEFMDELAVLLGGYAAEKIVFNELTTGASNDLQKTNELARRLVTKYGMSEKMGPRTFGGREEMVFLGREMANGKDYSEEIAKQIDEEIAEFIDNAYRVAEDILIKNRKKLDRIAKELIKKETIERKDFERLLKRKV; translated from the coding sequence ATGAAAACATTATTTAAAAATTTACTCATCGCTTTTTTGGTTTTTCTTTCAATCGCCGGATTTTTCGCTTTAATTAACAGCGGCGTTGAAGAGCCGACTCAAATTTCGCTGACCCAACTGGTTGAGCGAATTAACAATGAAGAGATTTCAACCATCACTATCAAAGGTGACGCGCTTGAAATTAAATTAAAAGGCGGAACAGTTGAAAGCGCGACCAAAGAAAGAGAGGCCTCGCTGACCGAATCGCTCAAAAATTACGGACTTGAAACAGCAAAACTAAAACTAATCAATTTGGAAGTGGAAGGAGAAAGCGGCGCGGCTTTTTGGCTCGGCACCGTTTTGCCTTTTCTTTTCCCTCTTCTTTTAATCGGCGCTTTCTTTTGGTTTATGCTCCGAGGCGCTCAACGCGGGCAGAGCCAGGCGTTTTCTTTCGGTCGTTCCAGAGCGCGCCTCATTAGACCCGAAGACAAAAAAAATCGGGTTTCGTTCAAAGATGTCGCTGGATTGAAAGAAGCCAAGGAAGAACTAAGCGAAATAGTTGAATTCCTTAGAACCCCCAAGAAATTCGTTGACCTCGGAGCCAAAATTCCCAAGGGCGTTTTGCTTATCGGCGCGCCTGGCACAGGCAAGACCCTTTTGGCGCGCGCCATCGCTTCCGAAGCAAGCGTTCCATTTTTCAGCGTCTCTGGTTCAGAATTCGTGGAAATGTTTGTCGGCGTCGGCTCATCCCGAGTTCGCGACCTTTTCCAGACCGCCAAAAAGAACGCGCCCTCTTTAATTTTTATTGACGAATTAGACGCCATCGGACGCCAAAGAGGCGCCGGACTGAGCGGCGGACACGACGAAAGAGAACAAACGCTCAATCAAATTTTAGTTGAAATGGACGGATTTGACCCGAACACAGGCGTAATTTTAATCAGCGCTACAAACCGTCCCGATGTTCTTGACCAAGCGCTTCTTCGCCCGGGCCGATTTGACCGCCGCATCATTTTAGACCTGCCCGACATTAAAGACCGCGAAGCAATCCTTAAAATTCACAGCCTCAATAAACCTATGGGCAAAGACGCCAATTTCAAGGAAATCGCCGAGCGAACACCTGGATTTTCCGGCGCCGACTTGGCAAATTTAGTCAACGAAGCGGCGATTCTAACCGCGCGGCGGAACAAGAAAATCATCGGGCAAAGCGAACTTTTGGAATGTATTGAAAAAGTCATTTTAGGACCCGAAAGAAAAAGCCACATCTTGTCTAAAAAAGAAAAAGAAATCACCGCCTACCACGAAGCCGGACACGCCCTACTCACGACCCTTCTCCCCAACGCCGACCCAGTCCAAAAAGTTTCCATCATCGCCCGCGGTTCAGCCGCTGGCTATACTCTCAAACTCCCTATTGAAGATAAACACCTCCACAGCCGTTCCGAGTTTATGGATGAATTAGCCGTCCTTTTAGGCGGATACGCTGCCGAAAAAATCGTCTTTAACGAGCTCACCACTGGCGCTTCCAACGACCTTCAAAAAACAAACGAACTCGCCCGCCGTTTAGTGACTAAATATGGAATGAGCGAAAAAATGGGACCGAGAACTTTTGGCGGACGAGAAGAAATGGTTTTCTTAGGACGAGAAATGGCGAATGGAAAGGACTATTCTGAAGAAATAGCAAAACAAATTGACGAAGAAATCGCCGAATTTATTGACAACGCCTACCGAGTCGCCGAAGATATCTTAATCAAAAACAGAAAGAAATTAGACCGAATCGCCAAAGAACTAATCAAAAAAGAAACGATCGAAAGAAAGGACTTTGAAAGATTGCTAAAAAGAAAGGTTTAG